The genomic interval TGTGTAAAATACCCTACATGGAATGCACGGCCATAAATTTGAGCCACTTGAAAAAAGTAAATGAAAGTAAGCGGATAAATTAGCATTGTCCGTCACTGTTAAGGATTTAGTTATCTGTGGTTTTCGTAgcgatacataattatatcttaAGCGATAGTGCAATACCTACCAACTGAAACGACTAAAGTGGTTAGCAGTCCTTACCCCATACCTAATCTATACCTGCGTTTTCGTCAATGACtaagttacctacctacttacaactCCTTTACAACTACGACtacgacaactctctcagcacaagcttgcttgtgttggggtccaccaacccgcactaggccagagcgtggtggactaggcctagaacccttccttcattatGAGGAGACCCCAGCAGGTCAGaggtgatgggtcgtgatgatgaattatTCTTATCATAGTCATGAAGATGGaaagattttataacacaTATAATCCTGATTCTCTGAAAAAGGCACTAAGATTTGCGCATGATTTTagcaaaacaaatgaaaatatcttacaaacactttaaaaaggaaaaaaaaaacaaataaactaaacttGTCGCCAGTATTAGCAGCTGTCAAAATGGATCCATTTTTAGATCTGTAAAGGCGCGAAACCGTCAACGTATTTCGCGCCTCATTTCATTTTTACTGCCGCTGCGCTCaagttatcttttattagAATGTGGCGCTAGTGTTGTCTGACTTTACTAATTTTGaatatagttacttacttaggtaccaAATGTAACATGAAACTTATCCCAAGGTTAGTACTAGTTAGCGGATTTTCCATAAGCGAGGCGGCAGTGTGGTGGTAAACGGTTTTTCTATATAAACTGTCACTTTGCATACAATGATAATTCGCCAACCGCGGCGGTACGCGGTCAAGTGTGTAAACCGCCTTATTAGGTATGTGCCTCTACCTAAAGTTAAGCAAATAAAAAACCTACCTAAGTACAAAAAGGAGGCCTTATTGCTTAGGCGATTCACACACTTGACCGCGCAGTTGACGGATTATCATTGTATGCAAAAATTACAGTttacatagaaaaaaaaaagcttACCCTTTCACTGGTGAGGCGGCGAAGTGTGTGAACCGCCTTAGGTAACTATATTTAATCCATCTCACAAACTCTACTAAACAATCTATAGATGAAAGAAAGTGAGTTTAAAAACGATTTGATTCCTATCTAACGcccaaaataaaacatacttacataaaattaaagaaacTTGCGAATATTTTTTAGGCAGTCTGTACTGCGATTTTCAGTTCCATTTTCAAAGAGATGCTAAATTGTTGCCAGACCAATAAAACAAAGTCAGTCGAGCGTAGTGTTGTCAGCTTTAACAACAAATTGGTTAATCGCTTTTGCCCGATAATGACggtagtttaaaatatatttgtggGCATTAACTTAGCGGCTGTTTTCGAccacacacataataatatttttatcattaattaataacgTAAGAGTCGTGATGTGGCGTAACGGATAAGGTTTTGACTCATATTCGTGAGGCCGTAtgcgtgggttcgaatcctaacatgtacctacctagcatGTCTAGCGCACCAGCAGCGAACGACTGTCGTAATTCTTTCACCGCGGTGATAAATCCTAGAACACCTGTAATGCTTGTTGCCGATAGGTATGTTAAGAAGACGAACACTGCTGGGTTCTTGAAATGGGCATTCTGACGCTGACGCTGCTGGGCCAACCCAACCCActcaaattttaataatgaagtaggtaagtatcttACACACACTCTACAGTGAATTAAGGTTAGGCAAAGGCACAGAGAGCAAATATCTACCCTGCAGGCTACTTTGGCAGGAGGAGAACTAGCTGATCTGTATAACAATATCATTCTGGGGTCGCAACATGTAACCAACACAATTTTTTGAATCACCACTAACGCCATCTATCATTGAGTAGCTTATAGGTTTGGCTTGCCTTTTACTGACATCTATTGTTGAGTAGCTAAACTCTTTTGACATCACATGTGAAGTAACCATAGACAATATTGCAATATAGTCGCCTCGCTCTTTTCTATAATCCTACCCTTTTTGTTTCATTGAAGATCACGTAGATTTACTGAACAAAGTGGAACACTTTAAATTTGTAGCATTATAAAAGATAGAAAAGGAacgtgaaaacaaaaataaacacgTCAGACGTCAAATTcgtaaatgtcaaaatttgTAGTGTCATGTCATGTCTTCATAAAATTTCAATTCTTTTCTGAAACTGCTGAAAATTAAACCAAATCTGTTACTGTTGAAGCTATTTTGAAAAGAATccaatttaagttatttactaTGTTGTGGTTCGAGGGAAGCGTCGCCGAGGCGGTGAATTTATCCAAACAAAGAAATGCAATATTTGTTGTCTTCGTAGAAGGTAATTTATTTCGTCATTTTCCCGAAAAATGTGTCAAAACTCaggaacatttatttatttatttatagacactttattgcatacttaaaaaataacatacacAGACAACATTAAAATAGTTTATCGATAATTACAATATGCTCGTGAATTTTTATCTATGAAATGCCTCTACCTGTTCTTACATCGTCTAAAATGACTCAACATTTTGATGACCCATATAATGAGAATGAAAACATACAAATTCATCTATTCAATCCACCGGTATTTACTTGCAGGGCCCATTTACATATTAATTTCTCATACGTAAGGGACTATAATCGGGCCAGGGccttataagtataaattgcATGCATTACATAAAGActggaaagctaaagatcacATCCAGTGGCATGCTatgggagaggcctacatccagcagtggactgctataggctggatgatggatgatgatgatgatgatgatgatgatgatgacataaaGACCACCTATTTCTCTATGTAAGTACCTTTATGACAATAGACCACAGTGGTTTGTACATGGTACATTATTTGTACTCATGTTGCGctccatatcgccgtttttttatataaaacaacCTCCTCACTGCATTCATGGCTCAAAGGGCTCACAGAAAACTTCCCATGGATGCAATGgaagtaagtatacaataaCTGCATTCTGTTATATAAactgtatattatacatattccAGGCGACAATGACCTGTCATCTGAGATGGCCCGCACCCTCGAGGACGGAGACATCACGCAGCGCCTGGTCGAGCAGACCAACTTCCTCACGATCAAGCTGAAGAGTGGCTCCACGGACTATGTGCATTTTGCTCAGATCTGTATCCTTGACAATAATATGTGTTAGAGTTGTAGGCTTTTAACTAACTTTCACAGAAACATCTATCACACAACTTGGTATGTTTAGACAGAAAAACCTATGtcataaagtttttttacatCATGATCCAAATATAGAGCTAAACTCAGCAAGAGCTAGAACAAGAGCATTCTTTTATGTTGGTAACAGAACCTTAAGTTATTGTAGATAGgtagatagagtactctttatttgtacaccaagaaataattaacaattttacatagacacttaactagggttcaaaaggcggtcttatccttatagcgatctcttccagacaacctttggatggatggactagagatataaaaggggtacagtgtacttactcaaggaatttattgtaataagaTAATAATCTGTATTTCatggaaaaacataaaaacaaaatgtatcaTTTACTACAGAAGTTATCTACATTTATCtatgttatgtatgtataaatgaGCATCCTGAACGCACACCAGACCAGTTTGTCCCGGTGCCGTCTCTGTTCTTCATTGGTCGCAACGGCACCCCCCTGGAGGTAGTCTGCGCTGGGATCCAGGCAACCAGCCTCGCCACCCGGATCGACCGTATACTGGAGGAACACCGTGAGTAGACATAGACTCATAATTATCAATTTTCAGCTGATGTACCCCAAGGCTGTGTCTTGGGACCTCTTCTGTTCAATATTATGAAGCACCTAAGTCTGGCCACCAGGATCGACAGGATACTGGTGGATCATTGTGAGTAGAGTTGGTGTACCTTGGTGTACCCCAAGGCAACTTGTTGGGATCTCTTTTGTTCAATATTATTGAGGATGACCTTCCTGGTCTGGCCACCAGGTTTGAATAGATACTGGAAGAGCACCGTGAGTAGTTTATCACAGGTGTACTCCAAGGCTGTGTCTTGACaacttttttgtttaatattaccTACATGTCAGAAGTAAAAAATAGTTGTATAATCAGACAACTATTTTTTACTTCTGACATGAGGAGGACCTGAGGAGCGTCACAATTACTTTCCCCTCCCTCATCCTACCACAACCACTTACTCCTAACGATCGCAGTGCGCGAAATCACATCTACACTTGCAAAcgaaacatacctacatgtataTGACTACTATAATATGTTTTCATACTCAACAGACAAGCAGAGCCCGTCAGTGTCGTCAGCGGCGGTCGCGTCCGGTTCCAAGGACAACGTGAAGCAGACCACAGCTGATTTGATCAAGTCTGAGGCGAGCACTAGTGAAGCTTCAGCCTCGGTGCCGGGTGAGAAGACTatttagattattttattacaaaagaGTCCTAAAATTTTTAGATCATACATGGAATACGAAAGGAgtgttctataattattattatttaactctttattgtacaaatattacaaataaaagtacaaagggtggacttaatgctaaaagcataaTGACGTAACTGTTTATCTAAGCTGGCTAATTCTTGCTCCACTAGGGCAAACCCTAGCCTCCTGATGCCCAGGGTATACTTGTGTGAGTACTTAACAAATAAAGCAGTAACTGCTCAAGccatacaatttttttatttttattaaacgcCTACTATCGTGTGAAATGTAACTCATACATAAGCTGCTGTAGatttagatttattaaaattctacatacaaaattttcattaatatatttaccctctaacagcgccatctaccgccgccgccgcgccaacACCGTCACCCTCCGGAGACCCTAAACCACAATACGAAGTGGTATGCGACGGAGACGTGTGTGTGCGCCGGCCCTTAGACCGCGACGAGGCCGGCCCGAGCCAGGCGAGTGGGCACTAACCTTTATTATTGCAGGTTCTAAAGCTGAATGTGTTTTAGTGCCATCTAGCGGTGGTTTGTGGAAGTATTTGTAGTTTTAGCACCATCTGTATCTtttcaaataggtaggtacttagtatttACAAGTTTTACTTACCATACGTAAAATCGGTATTCGCTATAGGATGCATCCAACAAAAACTTGGTCAACTGTATTGCATTGTATTACATACATCACATATTTTGGTAATTTTTCATCTAcctgtatttaatttaactatcATGTAAAACAACAAGGAGTGTTCCAAGGAGTATCATAACCCTACAATCTTCTTCAGCGATCTACTATCTGTCTTACGATTTACCCCTAACAAAGTGAAGCCTCCAGCTATAACAATTTTACAGTAAAACGCCTATACGGCGAAAATCGATAAATTTACCTCCACAAATACAATATGGAACCATTTTTATCACGCAAACATTCTTACCAGAAGTAATTTTTACTGTACTAATTACCAGCAGTAATCCTATCATTATGATACTGTACTTATTACCAACTTTAATCCTTTTCTCGAGTGccagatatacctacctaaatcaACATTTAgtttcaacataatattaacaatATTCTAACTTCTTACAGCCTGCCAACCCGCCACCAAACCTCACGCCAGTCTTACAGCCATCAGCAGAAAGCATAGCGCTAGTCAACCAACAAGAGCAAGCCAAAATGGAGAGAGCAAAACTACTGATCGAAGCTAGGAAGAGGGAGAAAGCCGAGGTAAATACGTAGTTCTAGCTTTAATTTATAGATGGCGTTGCTTCAGAAATCAtagatacaataaaatattgttagtaGTTCTATCTTTTAtaactagatggcgctgattCTTATAACTGTCAGTAGATATCTTAGCGCTAGCCAACCAACAAGAGCAAGCTAAAATGGAAAGAGCTAAACAACTGATTGAAGCTAGGAAGAGGGAGAAAGCTGAGGTAAGTGTAAAGTAGCAGGTTCCACTTTTCAGTGATGGAAGACGCTGCtacgtataaaatatgtatgtacgtTTATATTTTGATCGCAATATACGTCAGTTTCCACTGCATGGCATCCTTATACATGTAGAATAAATGTCAATTTATCACGATTTGCGTTCATATTCTGGCGAATTGATGCTGAGATGTTTGGAAATAAAGACGAGTTTtctttatcataaaataagcCACCAAAGTCAGCAGAGAGCATAAAGCTAGTTAATTAACAAAATCACGCCCAAATAGACAATCTAATGATGACGACAAAGAAAAACAACAGGGACTTTGGTATCACAATCGAGTGTACTGACCAACAAATTATTGAGGTAAAAGATGGCAACTGAACCAACCAATCCTATCCAATCGTATCCTAGTTTGGGAGCCAGGAACCCATTTCTAAACCAAAtaggcaaataaatgttttcatttcatttcaatcaAAACTGAGAAATCGGGTGCAGTCGCCTAAGGCGCCATCTGTAATTAGCGTTTACTTTTTCTCCCcatttaaacaaaatgttttgtGAATTATTTCCAGCTGGAGAAACAGCAGGAGATCCAGAAGGAGCTAGAACGCAGGCAGGTGGGGCAGGGCGTGGCCGAGCTGAAGAAGTGGCAGCAAGACCAGGAGATGAAGCAGATACAGGTACCCTGATAGCAATGATAGTACTTTAGTAATCTGTATTTAAGTAAACAACAGGCCCCTGGCGGATTGTCATTGGTCCTGGACTGAAAAACACTACAAAATGATAGTCTTATAGTTGGCGGCTGCTGGTtcagaaaactttttattcaGTAAAATGACTGTTTTGCAACAGTGTAGTTTTAGTTTCTGTGTAGTTTAAATTTTTGTTGATGTCTTGCCTAAGCCCGGTTACCACGGTTTGTTAATACTTATGGTGATGTTGTGGTTGGAAGTTTGTGATTTTGAGTCCAatatacgttttttttttgataaatTTGATTCAGGATGCCATGCCTGGATGCAGGATGATGCCACCTCGAGTGTGGTCTATAGCTATGTACGttctgtacctacctatatttatatatttttattaccccGCAGGAAGAGCGCCGCCGAGAAAAGAAAGAGAACGACATGGCCCGCCAGAGAGTGCTGGACCAGATCGCACAAGACAGGGcggagcggcgcgcgcgggacctgccccccgcgcccgcaccCGCCCCCGTGACGCCTGTCACACCTACAGGTAGctatagtaaaatatataaggcATTTACTATGTCCAACCAACACGTCATCAAGGTAAAACAGTTTTTGttacttggttttttttttaaaagttctggttcaattttgatgaaatttatgCGGCATAATAAAGGAAGCGCTAGCTGTCGATTGATACAAGAATTATCGAAATCGGTTCATCCATTcgaaagttatttatttcaaccctttattgtacacagaaacaaaatttaaaacataacaatcaacgtaacataacataacaattaattaattaattgttatGAGGTAACAAACTTCCTGGTTTTTTTGTGTTGACTAATCCAGATAAATAAACATGGTAAAGTTGTTGTGCTTTCAGAACTTGCCAACCTTTTAGTGAGTAAAGATaagtacagttctcccatattaataatgcgcatgcaaatcttcgcaaactgtcgtattcccggaaacacccgaatcattgaatcgtaagagccacttgcattttgatccttgttcgaaagaaatagtagtcaatatcatgtgacacataatcgaaaacaatttgggcggtcggtggctgtcaccgatcagtcaagggtctcaaggtcaagatcaatattacttttgtggaattataaagagctgcaattacacatcgttcttgttattttttttaaatgtgaatttaatacttacttacttacttacttattcccaatctccgctggggagcaaagggccgaagtgaagcgccgccattctttacgatcttgggccagctcagagacatccGCCCAAGACATCCCCGCCTGGCCCATTTCCTTTTTCACAGAGCGCTGCCATGTCTCTCGCGGTCTGCCGAGTAATTAGTGAATTTAAtatcaactttaattatttttgacgatgccatattatgaggcacatttaagaataaaatatacgtcacattgatagacttcactttgccaataaagccacacccaaaagaccaagtttgtaattgtaatattattctgaatgatcagcgctgtaaatacttttgaactgagattttaatgtaaacatttttatttatgtgaaataatcagtgctgtaaatacttttgaactgagatttaaaaattttaatataaacctgtgtttgaaatccatttctccttataatataaaccttgtgttattcaaaccttctttcatccatctttacatcagcttcagtaagacacttgaaaagtacctactgtaacattttcgaagtaaattttaatattatgaattatcgaatcaaatttcgttactgataaatcaattatctcttttagcaccaattacataattctactaaaatttaatgaagaaaatgcacttaaccactctaaatacataatagttttctaacgctcgggaatacgaccgttgccgaacaatgacgaagatttctatgtgcattatcaattttggggaactgtaatAGGATACcaagctaaaaataaaaataaataattaagttggCACAGGATCGGAAGCGGTGGTTTTAATTTATAAGGATACCtgtgcccagcagtgggacattACACAGGCTAcatttaagaaaataattGAAGAGACTCCTTCTAATATCTGTGATAGCAACCAACTATAAAACACTTATGTGACGTTAACCgacttaatattattatagtcaaCAATGTATGGTATATccaattgttttatttgttccaGCGCCCCTTGACTTAGGCAACAAGGCTCGCATCCAGTTCAAGATGCCCGATGGGTCGTCGGCGGCCGCGCAGTTCGACGCGAGCGACACGCTGGCCACCGTGCGACGACATGTCGCCGACAACTTGCATGTGAGTGTGTTGTTATTGCTATTGCTATATTGTATCCTGTAGGGGTCACCAGTTTAAGCTGGCTACTTGCAAGTGAGTGTCTTATTATACGACTATGTGAGAGTCTCTTTATACTACTGCTATAGCGAGCGGCCGCGGAATCACATTATTATACCAACGGTTTCTCTTATCTATCTACATATAACAGTGAAATACAAATTGACACGGTATGTTTCCCTCTATCTGACTATGGATTGCATTACCAAGGTAATAGTTTCCTAACGAAGAATCATTTAAAACGAATATCTCATTAtgcaaatacatagatagctAGAAGGCGTAGAAACCGTCCCCTAGTTGATCATGTCGGAGTCACCAGCATTGAGAAAACCGCTAGTATAATTGTATAGGTATCGCATTAAGCAATTTATCAATTTAAAAATCAGTTTAAAAACGCTCTCATTATGCAAATACATAGTCAGATCGAATCCTTGTGCAATCGAAGCCTTGTTTAATGTAAATCTGTCTTAACACATTATTCTTTAAGgttacttttactttaatcAGATCATTAACAATGTTATAATAGGCTAAGTATttgtgaataaaaatattctataAATACCCTGTAGTACAAAATATTCCTATCTCTCTCCCGCAGCTAACATCATCCAGCTTCACCCTCTGGACTGCGTTCCCGCGTCTCGAGCTGCGCGACGACAGCGCCACCCTCACGCAACTGAAGCTAGCCCCGAGCGCCGCCTTGTTAGTGCTGCCATCTAGCGCCGTGGCCAAGCCCAACACTAGCAGTCGGATAGGTAATAAACTTACATCTTATAATTACAACCCCATTTGTATATTGATTAGTGCGTTTGGCTTCAAATGTAGCTTATTATTGCTATGTGCACTAATCAATATGTGAATGGACCTTTATGTAGGgtatacaaacaaacatacaacTGAAACTAGCACCGAGCGCCGCCTTGCTAGTGCTGCCATCTAGCGCCGTGGCCAAGCCCAACACTAGCAGTCGGATAGGTAAGAGATTTCTTGTTTATATAGccaaatatacaaaaaagatTAATAAGTGCGTAGCTTCTTATATCATAAAACGTTCCCTGATGTACCTGTAAATGAAGCTATTGGTATGTAGAGTATATAGAagcataggtacatacaccCTCACGCAACTGAAGCTAGCTCCCAGTGCCGCCTTGCTGGTGCTGCCATCTAGCGCCGTGGCCAGGCCCAACACTAGCAGTCGtttaggtaatatttattgtGCAACATATGACGCGACAGCTATTCTAGCCGCGAAGCAGTTCCGAAGACTACTGATAGATGGCATTGAAACGGTAGTGGCCAAGCCCAACACTAGctgtataaatatacataaaatacctacataataagtaGCATCCACGCATAACGTGCGACCAACATAAAACTGCTTAGCTTTAGATTCCTATAAACtttgtacctatctatttttAGTATCGGTTTAGAACTTGAATAAACAACAGTGTCTTAACATATCATCGAGTTTCTACTACCACCGATCTcaacaacataacataacatctAATGTAAGGGTGAGCTAACACATCCCCTTACATTTTGGTCCTTCGAGACATTTTTGGGAGTTTTGTGGTTTTGTTGCGTTAGCGAATCGGTCTAGTCGGCCTTCCACCAGCGGACCTCCCCGGCTAGATTGAGAGTGCGCACATAACGTAGCGAGATCGCTTTCTCTCAGAATCAAGAACCAGTGAATTTGGAAAAACAACCCTTTTCACTTATCATAACaacaacataaacaaaacaagatGAACCTAACAGAAACATTGGCTAAACAATCTGAGCTGCTGGAGAAGATCAAAAGTATCAACACTAACTTCAGAAAGGATCCTGCTCTGCGAAAAACACCGGAGTATTTTAAACAACGTCTAACGAGCCTGGAAAAGTACTGGGAACAGTTTTTTGTGAACAACAACAAGTTAGTGCAACAGGAAGACAGGAGCGATGAATATTTCACGCGTGGAGTTTTTGAAAAGGTAAAGGATCTATATTTATCGACAAAAACTATGATTATATCTTATGAAGAGAAGTTACGAGCTCTTCGTGAACAAGGAGGTGAGGAACAATTCGTTGACGCGGGCGCAAGCACAGCGCAAGCCGATATCAGTGGCGACGCCTTATATCGTCCTGTTGAATTTCAGTCATCAAGTAAAGCTGACAAGTTTTTTGAGATGCTAAATGAACATAAATCCAACATTAGAGCACTTCAACGCACTATTAGAAACATGAACTTAGATGATTTATCGGAGAGATGGCAATTAGAAGATGAGCTTAAAACTGTGTCGTCGAGATGGGAAACCTTCGATCGGTTCTACTGGAAGATGGATAACCAGATGGGTGACATGGATGAGCTTGAAACCGAGTACAACCAGCTTGAGGAGTTGTTCAAACAGGCGAAGTctcaaattaacaaaaaattgTGGAGTCAAGTGCATCAAGAAAGAAGTACTCCGAAGATCGAACTTCCAACATTTGACGGCAGTTATTCACAATGGACCACATTCAAAGATTTATTTGTGGAAGCTGTGCATTCTAACAACATGATCCCACGAGTGCAAAAAATGCAACATTTAAAGGCAAAATTAAGAGGCGAAGCCGAACGCCTAGTCCAACATTTGAACATCAACAGTGATAACTATGAATCTTGCTGGGAAATACTTCAGCACAGATATGATAACCTGAGATTAATCTTCTCTTACCACGCTAATCTCCTGTTGAACCAACACGAAATACAACAACCAACAGCCGCTGCATTGAAGAAGTTTCACGATTCAATATCTGAAAATCTAAAGGCTATTAACAATCTACAAATAGACACTACGAGCTGGGATCCATTACTGGTCCATATCTTCTTGCAAAAATTGGATCAAGAAACTACTCAGTCCTTCATCGAGTCTTGTAAGGATCCCCGCCAGCTCCCAACCATGGAAGATTTTTTATCTTACTTGGAACACAAGTTCTTAGCGCTCGAAACAAGTAAAACATCGGCAAGTAATATTACTATCAAGAACAAGCCTGTGCCCAACAAACAACAACAATTTATGCTGAAACAGAACAAGCCGCAACCAAGTTATACAAACATCTCATACAAACCAAGATCATTCAacacattaaaaataacatgcccAAACTGTAACAAAGATCATGGATTATATTTCTGCAAGGAATTTATGGAAATAAGTCCCGAAAGAAAACTTAAAATGGTTGAGAGATTAAATGTGTGTAAAAACTGTCTATTTTCCCACAACGGAAATGCATGTATGTCGAATAAAACATGCAAACATTGCAACGGCGGTCACAATACTATGTTACACGACGCGATTATGACGAAGGTGTCAACATCAAAACAGCGCCAAAGTAGTCATGTTTCAAACGAGGACGTAAATGAAGTACTGTTGGCAACAGCACAGATAACAGTACAATCGGCCGATGggaattttataatattgagaGCCTTACTCGACCAAGGTTCCCAAGTAACATTGATAACAGAAGATGCTGTGCAACGACTGAAATTGAAAAAGAACAAGTATGATGCCGTCGTGACAGGATTAGGAGCCTCTTCCTCTAACAAGTGTAAGGGAGAAGTGCAGCTAATGTGTAAGGCACTAAACAGTGATTATGAGTTCAACGTCAAGGCGTTAGTCATGAGATCATTAACAAACAAACTACCAAACAAATCATTCAAACTGGAATCGTGGAGTGAAATTGAAAATTTGAAGTTGGCGGACCCTCAGTTTAATATAACAAGCAACATAGACATTCTGCTGGGAGCTGACATATATTCTGTTCTGATCATGGAAGGTCTCATCAGAGttaataacaaattaataacGGCTCAACAAACTCGCCTAGGCTGGGTTCTCTCTGGAAACTGCACAACATACAAATGCCACGTTGTGTTGAACAACATTGAACAAATATCAAAATTTTGGGAACAAGAAGAGATAACCAACGTCGTCGAGAGCGAGAGCCAAACAATCAACCCTTGTGACAAATATTACGAGGAGACCACAACACGCCTCACGGATGGCCGTTACCAGGTTCGATTGCCGATGAAACCCGGGTTCGAGAGTAAATTGGGTCAATCGAAAACTCAAGCTATCGCACAATACAAACAACTAGAacgaaaaataaacaaaaacaaggaGTATGGTCAAATGTACCGGGATTTTATGACCGAATATGAACAGTTGGGTCACATGAAAAAATCTATCACAAAACAAGACATAGAATATTTTCTTCCTCACCATGGTATCATCAGAGAAGAAGCTGTGTTCACGAAAATTAGAGTGGTGTTTAATGCTTCAGCGAAAACTTCTACGGGGCTAAGTCTTAATGATTTGATGGAAAACGGCCCAAACCTGCAAGCTGACCTGCAACATCTCCTATTacaatggcggc from Plutella xylostella chromosome 2, ilPluXylo3.1, whole genome shotgun sequence carries:
- the LOC105398587 gene encoding UBX domain-containing protein 4 isoform X1; translation: MLWFEGSVAEAVNLSKQRNAIFVVFVEGDNDLSSEMARTLEDGDITQRLVEQTNFLTIKLKSGSTDYVHFAQIYQFVPVPSLFFIGRNGTPLEVVCAGIQATSLATRIDRILEEHHKQSPSVSSAAVASGSKDNVKQTTADLIKSEASTSEASASVPAPSTAAAAPTPSPSGDPKPQYEVVCDGDVCVRRPLDRDEAGPSQPANPPPNLTPVLQPSAESIALVNQQEQAKMERAKLLIEARKREKAELEKQQEIQKELERRQVGQGVAELKKWQQDQEMKQIQEERRREKKENDMARQRVLDQIAQDRAERRARDLPPAPAPAPVTPVTPTAPLDLGNKARIQFKMPDGSSAAAQFDASDTLATVRRHVADNLHLTSSSFTLWTAFPRLELRDDSATLTQLKLAPSAALLVLPSSAVAKPNTSSRIVTFLKAKYKNIFPSPFKNRRRITQMAIDRASKEPNRPYTNWREDLWSRYNRCTVFDIDLDSNQPSWHSFLRQHAAKSNDSFTTIAAETLRGGQSEVTDIYEQAFEYCRLVKLARQMEKGARK
- the LOC105398587 gene encoding UBX domain-containing protein 4 isoform X3, encoding MLWFEGSVAEAVNLSKQRNAIFVVFVEGDNDLSSEMARTLEDGDITQRLVEQTNFLTIKLKSGSTDYVHFAQIYQFVPVPSLFFIGRNGTPLEVVCAGIQATSLATRIDRILEEHHKQSPSVSSAAVASGSKDNVKQTTADLIKSEASTSEASASVPAPSTAAAAPTPSPSGDPKPQYEVVCDGDVCVRRPLDRDEAGPSQPANPPPNLTPVLQPSAESIALVNQQEQAKMERAKLLIEARKREKAELEKQQEIQKELERRQVGQGVAELKKWQQDQEMKQIQEERRREKKENDMARQRVLDQIAQDRAERRARDLPPAPAPAPVTPVTPTAPLDLGNKARIQFKMPDGSSAAAQFDASDTLATVRRHVADNLHLTSSSFTLWTAFPRLELRDDSATLTQLKLAPSAALLVLPSSAVAKPNTSSRIGNVFYIF
- the LOC105398587 gene encoding UBX domain-containing protein 4 isoform X2 — its product is MLWFEGSVAEAVNLSKQRNAIFVVFVEGDNDLSSEMARTLEDGDITQRLVEQTNFLTIKLKSGSTDYVHFAQIYQFVPVPSLFFIGRNGTPLEVVCAGIQATSLATRIDRILEEHHKQSPSVSSAAVASGSKDNVKQTTADLIKSEASTSEASASVPAPSTAAAAPTPSPSGDPKPQYEVVCDGDVCVRRPLDRDEAGPSQPANPPPNLTPVLQPSAESIALVNQQEQAKMERAKLLIEARKREKAELEKQQEIQKELERRQVGQGVAELKKWQQDQEMKQIQEERRREKKENDMARQRVLDQIAQDRAERRARDLPPAPAPAPVTPVTPTAPLDLGNKARIQFKMPDGSSAAAQFDASDTLATVRRHVADNLHLTSSSFTLWTAFPRLELRDDSATLTQLKLAPSAALLVLPSSAVAKPNTSSRIASFTSFLIQILTSLVIEPTTLVYNWVRARLFPPPPANPRRPTPPPATSAPGLRYRHRTNVHRLNGDADDDENNTWNGNSTQQM